A region from the Simiduia sp. 21SJ11W-1 genome encodes:
- a CDS encoding PTS sugar transporter subunit IIA → MQFENLLAPRRVQHGVDGVSKKRALEILADLISNDIPSLAADDLFRSLVARERLGSTGLGHGIAIPHCRVANCEATTGALITLSHSIDFDAIDGEPVDVIFALLVPEDADGDHLQTLARLAELFQREEFREELRSAGSDQLLYSRVVQHLTAA, encoded by the coding sequence ATGCAGTTTGAAAATCTCTTGGCCCCACGCCGTGTGCAACACGGCGTGGATGGCGTCAGCAAAAAGCGCGCGCTGGAAATTCTGGCCGACCTGATCTCTAACGATATCCCCTCCCTCGCCGCCGACGACCTCTTTCGCAGCCTGGTTGCCCGCGAACGCCTGGGCAGCACCGGCCTCGGCCACGGTATCGCCATACCCCACTGCCGGGTTGCCAACTGCGAGGCCACCACCGGTGCGCTGATTACACTGTCTCACTCCATCGACTTCGACGCCATTGACGGCGAACCCGTCGACGTTATTTTCGCACTTCTGGTGCCGGAAGATGCCGATGGCGATCACCTGCAAACACTGGCCAGGCTTGCCGAGCTGTTTCAGCGCGAGGAATTTCGTGAAGAGTTGCGCAGTGCTGGCTCAGACCAGCTGCTCTATAGTAGGGTAGTGCAACACCTCACTGCAGCCTAA